A DNA window from Aureibaculum sp. 2308TA14-22 contains the following coding sequences:
- a CDS encoding spermidine synthase, with product MKKFFSYIYPVTKKITSKYNGELEITWYNGKKHLNSKNANYSYGSLQKILKIGLQKIDLTDCQKILILGMGGGSVIKTLRNDFKFQKHITAVEIDSVIIKIADEEFGVRSNEKLNVICDDAQLFMQVNTKKFDLIIVDLYIDTKVPSPFLETPFWQNLINATQVILCNASLELNNDNKLKNIRQFLKKNNFNVENYDKVNGTNNLLIAKTSD from the coding sequence ATGAAAAAATTCTTCAGTTATATTTATCCAGTTACTAAAAAAATTACTTCTAAATATAACGGCGAGTTGGAAATTACTTGGTATAATGGCAAAAAACACCTCAATTCGAAAAATGCTAATTATTCATACGGTTCTTTACAAAAAATATTAAAAATAGGATTGCAAAAAATTGACCTTACAGATTGTCAAAAAATCCTGATTTTAGGTATGGGCGGTGGTAGTGTAATCAAAACCTTGCGAAACGATTTTAAATTTCAGAAGCATATTACTGCGGTAGAAATTGATTCCGTTATCATTAAAATTGCAGACGAGGAGTTTGGTGTTAGGTCAAATGAAAAACTTAATGTTATTTGCGATGATGCTCAGCTCTTTATGCAAGTAAATACCAAAAAATTCGATTTGATTATTGTTGATCTGTATATTGATACCAAAGTGCCAAGTCCTTTTTTAGAAACTCCTTTTTGGCAAAACCTTATAAATGCCACCCAAGTTATTTTATGCAATGCCTCATTAGAATTGAATAATGATAATAAACTTAAAAACATCCGTCAGTTTTTAAAAAAGAATAATTTTAATGTAGAAAATTATGACAAAGTAAATGGTACAAATAATTTATTGATTGCTAAGACTTCTGATTAG
- a CDS encoding DoxX family membrane protein, with product MKKSINIIFIVFRLFLGGFMIYGGIQKFQKPIPTPIEVVEKANKFNSPEKENTLQKILYISGSKQTGYFWQVLGICELLFGLLLIIQGTGFIAALFLLPITLHIFLFHLFLEADEVGELIKTGGLFAINIALVLREKEKWKHLLWIKPL from the coding sequence ATGAAAAAATCAATCAACATAATCTTTATTGTTTTTCGTCTTTTTTTAGGTGGTTTTATGATTTATGGAGGTATTCAAAAATTTCAAAAACCTATCCCAACACCTATTGAAGTTGTAGAAAAAGCTAATAAGTTCAATTCTCCTGAAAAGGAAAATACGTTGCAAAAAATATTGTATATAAGCGGGTCCAAACAAACGGGATACTTTTGGCAAGTGCTGGGTATTTGTGAATTGCTATTCGGTTTACTTTTAATTATTCAAGGAACTGGATTTATCGCAGCTTTATTTCTACTTCCTATAACGCTGCACATTTTCCTTTTCCACTTGTTTTTAGAAGCCGACGAGGTTGGCGAACTTATAAAAACTGGCGGGTTGTTTGCTATAAATATTGCCCTAGTACTAAGGGAAAAGGAAAAATGGAAACATTTACTTTGGATAAAACCACTATAA
- a CDS encoding CBS domain-containing protein, with protein MAVKSFQGKRSQPQKDELKPALVSDYMTTKLITFRPEQPVSEVVESLIKNRISGGPVVDENNELLGIISEGDCIKHISESRYYNMPMNNNTVDKHMVKNVDTIDGNLNIFEAADMFLKAKHRRFPIVENGKLVGQISQKDILIAALKQKGQNWK; from the coding sequence ATGGCAGTCAAAAGTTTTCAAGGCAAAAGATCTCAACCGCAAAAAGATGAATTAAAACCAGCTTTAGTATCTGATTATATGACTACAAAGTTGATTACTTTTAGACCGGAACAACCTGTATCTGAAGTAGTGGAGTCATTAATTAAGAATAGAATATCTGGTGGGCCAGTAGTTGATGAAAATAACGAATTACTCGGTATTATTTCTGAAGGAGATTGTATAAAACATATTTCAGAAAGCAGATATTACAATATGCCAATGAATAATAATACTGTCGATAAGCACATGGTTAAAAATGTAGATACAATTGATGGTAATCTGAATATTTTTGAAGCTGCGGATATGTTTTTAAAAGCCAAGCACAGACGTTTTCCTATTGTTGAAAATGGCAAGTTAGTAGGTCAAATAAGTCAAAAAGACATTCTAATTGCTGCGTTAAAGCAAAAAGGGCAAAACTGGAAGTAA
- the trpS gene encoding tryptophan--tRNA ligase: MSRILTGVQSTGTPHLGNLLGAIIPAIQMSNDPTNESFLFIADMHTLTQIKDGNTIKQNTYSTAATWLAFGLNIDKTVFYRQSDVPEVTELSWYLSCFYPYQRLTLAHSFKDKADRLEDVNAGLFTYPMLMAADILLYDAEVVPVGKDQLQHLEMSRDVANRFNHKMGDTLVPPEAKIQENVMIVPGIDGQKMSKSRNNEINLFLEDKKLRKVIMKIQTDSTPLEEPKDPDTCNLFALYKLIADENQIAEMRANYLGGNYGYGHAKQAFFELLITKFAKERELYHHYMNNLQEIDDALAIGAEKARKVASEVLGRVRKKLGY, from the coding sequence ATGTCTAGAATACTAACAGGAGTACAAAGTACTGGGACGCCGCATTTGGGCAATTTATTGGGTGCGATTATACCGGCAATACAAATGTCCAACGACCCTACAAATGAGTCATTTCTCTTTATTGCCGATATGCACACGCTTACGCAGATAAAGGATGGCAATACCATAAAACAAAATACTTACAGTACAGCCGCTACATGGCTGGCTTTTGGGTTAAATATTGACAAAACCGTTTTTTATCGCCAAAGTGATGTGCCTGAAGTCACGGAGCTTTCTTGGTACTTAAGTTGTTTTTACCCTTACCAACGCTTGACATTAGCTCACAGTTTTAAGGATAAGGCCGACCGTTTAGAAGATGTAAATGCAGGTTTGTTTACTTACCCTATGCTGATGGCCGCAGATATTTTGCTGTACGATGCTGAGGTTGTTCCTGTTGGAAAAGACCAATTGCAGCATTTGGAAATGAGTAGGGACGTTGCCAACCGTTTTAACCATAAAATGGGAGATACCTTGGTGCCGCCCGAAGCTAAAATTCAAGAAAATGTAATGATAGTGCCGGGCATTGATGGTCAAAAGATGAGCAAATCACGTAATAACGAGATCAATTTATTTTTGGAAGACAAAAAATTACGTAAGGTAATTATGAAAATCCAAACGGATAGCACCCCGTTGGAAGAACCCAAAGACCCTGATACATGTAATTTGTTTGCTTTGTATAAATTGATAGCTGATGAAAACCAAATTGCCGAGATGCGGGCCAATTATTTAGGTGGAAATTATGGTTATGGACATGCCAAACAAGCCTTTTTCGAATTGCTGATTACCAAATTTGCCAAAGAACGCGAGTTATATCATCATTATATGAACAATTTGCAAGAAATAGACGATGCTTTAGCTATTGGAGCTGAAAAAGCGAGAAAAGTAGCGAGTGAAGTGTTGGGAAGAGTTAGGAAGAAATTAGGTTATTAA
- the trhA gene encoding PAQR family membrane homeostasis protein TrhA — MKNEHLTYYNSKEEKLNVITHAIGLVLSIVALVLLIIHANKHGTARHIVSFTIFGASLILLYSASTFYHYAQQPKLRKKLNILDHAAIYVLIAGTYTPFTLVTLKGALGWTIFGITWGIALVGIFFKLFYTGRFDKISTAAYVAMGWIIIVAVKPLLENLHINGLYWILVGGIFYTVGAILYSIPRIKYNHTIFHVFVLLGSFSHFMAVYFYVLE; from the coding sequence ATGAAAAATGAACACCTAACCTATTACAATTCTAAAGAAGAAAAACTTAACGTAATTACCCATGCTATCGGTTTAGTTTTGAGTATTGTTGCGTTGGTACTTTTGATTATTCATGCTAATAAGCATGGAACGGCTAGACATATCGTAAGTTTCACCATTTTTGGGGCTAGTTTAATACTGTTGTATTCCGCATCAACTTTCTATCACTACGCTCAACAACCCAAACTACGTAAGAAATTAAATATTCTAGACCACGCTGCCATTTACGTCCTTATTGCAGGTACTTATACGCCCTTTACTTTAGTTACATTAAAAGGAGCTTTGGGTTGGACTATTTTCGGCATTACATGGGGAATTGCTCTTGTTGGCATTTTCTTTAAGTTATTTTATACAGGCAGGTTTGATAAAATTTCAACTGCAGCCTATGTTGCTATGGGTTGGATTATTATTGTTGCCGTAAAACCACTACTGGAAAATTTACATATAAACGGCTTGTATTGGATATTGGTCGGCGGAATATTCTACACTGTTGGTGCCATTTTATACAGTATTCCCCGTATAAAATACAACCATACTATTTTCCATGTATTTGTATTGTTGGGGAGTTTTTCACATTTTATGGCGGTGTATTTTTATGTCTTGGAGTAA
- a CDS encoding DUF4349 domain-containing protein codes for MKLKYIPTFLFFIGLLVGCKSDESSESFEIQGKYDTAEEVSVKNDQPIQVQRKLIKEGNVRFETDDLKATKANTLAVVQKYNAYVSSDQEYKSTTELSNTIIIRVPADNFDTLLNEITKGVTQFDNKEIRVKDVTEEFLDVEARLKTKKELETRYLELLKKANTVNEVLEVEKEIGQLRTDIESIEGRLNYLKNQVSLSTLTLTFYETTTLGNEFGRKFKDGFKNGWDNLIWFFVFLTNIWPFIILFIAIIFLIKYLRKRKKQQ; via the coding sequence ATGAAGTTAAAATACATCCCCACATTTCTGTTTTTTATTGGTTTATTGGTTGGTTGTAAATCAGATGAAAGCAGTGAATCTTTTGAAATTCAGGGGAAGTACGATACAGCTGAAGAAGTGTCGGTCAAAAACGATCAACCTATTCAAGTTCAAAGAAAGCTCATAAAAGAGGGAAATGTTAGGTTTGAAACGGATGATTTAAAAGCCACAAAAGCAAATACTTTAGCTGTGGTTCAAAAATATAATGCTTATGTCTCTTCGGACCAAGAATATAAGTCAACCACTGAATTAAGCAATACTATAATCATAAGAGTCCCTGCTGATAATTTTGATACGTTGTTAAATGAAATTACCAAAGGAGTAACACAATTTGATAATAAGGAAATTCGTGTCAAAGATGTTACCGAAGAGTTTTTAGATGTAGAAGCTAGATTAAAAACTAAAAAAGAGCTTGAAACTAGGTATCTAGAATTATTAAAAAAAGCAAATACCGTAAATGAAGTATTGGAAGTTGAAAAAGAAATTGGGCAACTACGTACCGATATTGAATCTATTGAAGGTAGGCTTAATTATTTAAAAAATCAGGTGTCCTTATCAACTTTGACCTTGACCTTTTATGAGACCACAACATTAGGAAATGAATTTGGCAGAAAATTTAAAGACGGTTTTAAAAATGGGTGGGACAATTTAATTTGGTTTTTTGTTTTTCTTACTAACATTTGGCCTTTTATAATATTATTTATAGCAATTATTTTTCTTATTAAATACTTAAGAAAGAGAAAAAAACAACAATGA
- a CDS encoding phosphoglycerate kinase, giving the protein MITINDFNFENKKALIRVDFNVPLNEEYKVTDTTRIEAAKPTIIKVLEDGGSCVLMSHLGRPKGVSPEFSLSHIVDTVSEIIGVQVKFVDDCVGDNVEKAAAELEAGEVLLLENLRFHNEEKAGDVAFAEKLSKLGDIYVNDAFGTAHRAHASTTVVAQFFEGKRCFGDLLAKEITSINKVFKDSEKPVTAILGGAKVSSKITVIENILDKVDHLIIGGGMSFTFIKAQGGQIGDSICEDDKQELALEILEQAKAKGVKVHLPVDVVAADAFSNDANTQVVDINQIPDGWQGVDAGPKTNVGFSFVIAQSKTILWNGPVGVFEMPKFANGTIELGNAIADATADGAFSLVGGGDSVAAVKQFGFEDKVSYVSTGGGAMLEMLEGKELPGIAAI; this is encoded by the coding sequence ATGATAACAATCAACGATTTTAATTTCGAAAATAAAAAAGCGTTAATACGTGTAGATTTTAACGTACCTCTGAACGAAGAATACAAGGTTACGGACACCACAAGAATAGAAGCGGCAAAACCAACCATTATAAAAGTGCTGGAAGATGGCGGAAGCTGTGTTTTAATGTCGCATCTGGGCCGCCCAAAAGGGGTTAGCCCTGAATTTTCGTTATCGCATATTGTGGATACCGTCAGTGAAATTATTGGGGTTCAAGTAAAGTTTGTTGATGACTGCGTTGGGGATAACGTAGAAAAAGCTGCCGCTGAACTAGAAGCTGGAGAAGTTTTGTTATTGGAAAATCTGCGTTTTCACAATGAAGAAAAAGCCGGAGACGTTGCTTTTGCAGAAAAACTTTCCAAACTAGGTGATATTTATGTCAACGATGCTTTTGGAACTGCTCATAGAGCACATGCGTCAACTACGGTTGTTGCTCAATTTTTTGAGGGTAAAAGATGTTTTGGCGACTTGCTGGCAAAAGAAATTACCAGTATCAACAAAGTTTTTAAAGATAGTGAAAAACCCGTTACGGCAATTTTAGGCGGTGCAAAAGTGTCCTCTAAAATTACGGTAATAGAAAATATATTGGACAAAGTTGACCATCTAATCATCGGTGGCGGGATGAGCTTTACGTTTATAAAAGCACAAGGTGGTCAAATAGGCGATTCCATTTGTGAGGATGACAAACAAGAACTGGCATTGGAAATTTTAGAACAGGCCAAAGCAAAAGGTGTAAAAGTACATTTACCCGTTGATGTTGTAGCCGCTGATGCTTTTAGTAACGATGCAAACACGCAGGTAGTTGACATTAACCAAATCCCCGATGGTTGGCAAGGTGTTGATGCTGGGCCAAAGACCAATGTTGGATTTTCTTTTGTAATCGCCCAATCTAAAACCATTTTATGGAACGGACCTGTCGGAGTTTTTGAAATGCCAAAATTTGCCAATGGCACTATTGAGTTGGGCAATGCCATAGCAGATGCAACTGCTGATGGAGCGTTTTCACTTGTTGGCGGAGGCGATTCCGTAGCTGCGGTAAAACAATTTGGGTTTGAAGATAAAGTAAGTTATGTCTCTACAGGAGGCGGTGCTATGCTAGAAATGTTGGAAGGTAAAGAATTACCGGGGATAGCGGCGATATAA
- a CDS encoding M28 family peptidase: MKKYASAISFLILILAIYLSFSSLMPQKITSTDTPLTEFSNERALVHLKKITKKPHFVGTDEHKKVQQYIISELEKLGLTTQIQQQVALNKKWRAGTTAQNIISKIKGTSSSKALLLLTHYDSAVHSSLGASDAGSGVVTILEGVRTFLANNKTPKNDIIILISDAEELGLLGANAFVNHHPWAKNIGLVLNFEARGSGGPSYMLMETDGGNKKLIEQFAEANPKYPVASSLMYSIYKMLPNDTDLTVFREDGDIQGYNFAFIDGHFDYHTEQDSYERLDRNTLEHQASYLMPLLNYYSDADLTNLNSDKDNVYFNLPYIGIVYYPFSWVLPLTIILAIVFFGLVILGVFKQKISLWGLFKSFIPFLLSLIISGLISFFGWKLLQQIHPQYQDILHGFTYNGHWYIAAFSALTLAICIIIFKKYFKTIKAVNLIIAPLFIWILINIGIAVYLKGAGYFIIAVVYGLVALTLLLFSKKENQSVLLSVLSIPVLFIFAPLVQMFPVGLGLKMLAVSSIFIVLLFGLLVPVFSSYKNIKKMGNLFLALSLLLFIAATFKSGYTMDRKQPNSINYVLDADKNEAFWASYNNTTDEFTAQFLGDSPTKGGFDNSTTASKYGTKIKLHKKAEVKRIIEPQLKILKDTLVDGFRHINLKIIPQRKINRVEILSKDSISFKTFSVNGEKLRRPDDSEFVFQTKNQVLSYYFSTVDEYLNLEFSIPKEQKPSFIIYETSYDLFESMYFNITPRSETMMPMPFVINDAIIIKKQLAL; this comes from the coding sequence ATGAAAAAATACGCCTCAGCTATATCCTTTTTAATATTAATTCTAGCTATTTATTTGTCATTCAGCAGTTTAATGCCTCAGAAAATAACTAGTACTGACACTCCGCTTACAGAATTTTCGAACGAAAGAGCTTTAGTTCATTTGAAAAAAATAACCAAAAAACCTCACTTTGTAGGTACCGATGAGCATAAAAAAGTACAACAATATATAATTAGTGAACTTGAAAAATTAGGTCTAACAACTCAAATTCAACAACAAGTAGCCCTAAATAAAAAATGGCGTGCAGGAACCACTGCTCAAAATATAATTTCTAAAATTAAAGGCACGTCCAGTTCAAAAGCACTATTGTTGTTAACACATTACGATAGTGCCGTACACTCTTCCCTTGGAGCAAGCGACGCAGGCAGTGGTGTTGTGACTATTTTAGAGGGAGTACGAACGTTTTTAGCGAATAATAAAACTCCGAAAAATGATATTATCATTCTTATCTCCGATGCTGAAGAACTGGGTCTTTTAGGTGCAAATGCTTTTGTAAATCATCACCCATGGGCAAAAAATATTGGTTTGGTGTTAAATTTTGAAGCTAGAGGTAGCGGTGGCCCGAGCTATATGCTCATGGAAACCGATGGCGGTAATAAAAAGTTGATTGAACAATTTGCTGAGGCAAATCCAAAATACCCAGTCGCCAGCTCTTTAATGTACAGCATTTATAAAATGCTGCCTAACGATACTGATTTAACAGTATTCCGAGAAGACGGCGACATTCAAGGCTATAATTTTGCGTTTATCGATGGCCATTTCGATTATCATACTGAACAAGATAGTTATGAAAGATTGGATAGAAATACGCTTGAACACCAAGCGAGTTATTTAATGCCCTTGCTCAATTATTATTCCGACGCTGATTTGACAAATCTCAATTCAGACAAGGATAATGTCTATTTTAATTTACCTTATATAGGGATAGTATATTACCCTTTTTCTTGGGTTCTTCCGCTGACAATAATTTTGGCAATTGTATTTTTTGGGCTTGTCATTTTGGGGGTGTTTAAGCAAAAAATTAGCCTTTGGGGATTGTTCAAAAGTTTCATTCCGTTTTTACTTTCGCTAATTATCAGTGGTTTAATTTCCTTTTTCGGATGGAAATTATTACAGCAAATCCATCCGCAGTATCAAGATATTCTGCACGGATTTACCTATAATGGCCATTGGTATATTGCCGCTTTCTCTGCATTAACTTTGGCTATTTGTATCATTATCTTTAAAAAGTACTTTAAAACGATCAAAGCGGTAAATTTAATTATTGCACCGCTTTTTATATGGATACTTATCAATATCGGAATTGCCGTTTATCTGAAAGGTGCCGGGTATTTTATCATAGCTGTAGTTTATGGGTTGGTAGCATTAACCTTATTGTTGTTTTCAAAAAAAGAAAATCAATCCGTTTTATTAAGTGTATTGTCCATTCCCGTACTGTTCATTTTCGCTCCTTTGGTGCAAATGTTTCCTGTTGGGTTGGGTTTAAAAATGTTAGCCGTAAGCAGTATTTTTATCGTGTTGCTTTTCGGATTGCTAGTGCCTGTTTTTTCATCATATAAAAACATAAAAAAAATGGGCAACTTATTTTTAGCCCTTTCGTTGTTGCTGTTCATCGCTGCTACTTTCAAATCGGGCTACACTATGGATAGAAAACAGCCCAACAGTATAAATTACGTATTGGATGCCGATAAAAACGAAGCTTTTTGGGCAAGTTATAACAACACAACCGATGAGTTTACAGCACAGTTTTTAGGAGACAGCCCTACCAAAGGAGGTTTTGATAATTCCACCACGGCAAGTAAATACGGCACAAAGATTAAACTGCATAAAAAAGCAGAAGTAAAAAGAATAATTGAACCACAATTAAAAATTCTAAAAGACACCTTGGTTGATGGTTTTAGGCATATTAATCTAAAAATTATACCTCAGCGGAAAATCAATAGGGTAGAAATCCTTTCAAAAGACTCTATTTCCTTTAAAACCTTTTCCGTAAACGGAGAAAAGCTCCGTAGACCTGATGATTCTGAATTTGTTTTCCAAACCAAAAATCAGGTGTTAAGCTATTACTTTTCAACAGTTGATGAATATTTGAATCTTGAATTCTCCATTCCTAAAGAACAAAAGCCTTCGTTCATTATTTATGAAACGTCTTACGATCTTTTTGAAAGTATGTATTTTAACATTACGCCACGAAGCGAAACCATGATGCCCATGCCCTTTGTCATTAACGATGCCATAATTATTAAAAAACAACTTGCGTTATAA
- a CDS encoding lysophospholipid acyltransferase family protein → MNLLKNIFRLFWRAWFYGWVFFSILFALPVLIIVISFDRFYPAFFKIATAWGKTILFVMGFKPVVETEEEILPGKSYLFIANHASLIDVMLMLSVMKNPAVFVGKKELVKLPLFGYVFRKTSIWVDRSSAESRKKVYILAQKKLNQGLSIAIFPEGLVPEESVTLAPFKNGAFRLAIEHQIPIVPMTFYDVKKRFSWTFFSGWPGKLRVKIHKFIQTEGLTLDDMETVKQQAFDTIYNELINDNGDEK, encoded by the coding sequence ATGAATCTTCTAAAAAACATTTTCCGGCTTTTTTGGCGTGCTTGGTTTTATGGCTGGGTATTTTTTTCCATACTTTTTGCTTTACCCGTTTTAATTATCGTAATTTCATTTGACCGTTTTTACCCAGCATTTTTTAAAATTGCCACGGCTTGGGGTAAAACGATACTATTTGTGATGGGATTTAAGCCTGTTGTTGAAACGGAAGAAGAAATTTTGCCAGGTAAAAGCTATTTGTTTATTGCCAATCATGCCTCATTAATTGACGTGATGTTGATGCTTTCGGTGATGAAAAACCCTGCAGTTTTTGTTGGCAAAAAAGAATTAGTAAAACTACCGCTATTTGGTTATGTATTTAGAAAAACAAGTATTTGGGTGGATAGAAGCAGTGCCGAAAGCCGAAAAAAAGTATATATTTTGGCACAAAAAAAATTAAACCAAGGGTTAAGTATTGCCATTTTCCCCGAAGGATTAGTTCCGGAAGAAAGCGTAACCTTAGCTCCATTTAAAAATGGGGCGTTCCGCTTGGCCATTGAACATCAAATACCGATTGTGCCGATGACCTTTTACGATGTTAAAAAGCGTTTTTCATGGACATTTTTTAGCGGATGGCCCGGAAAATTACGAGTGAAAATCCATAAATTTATACAAACCGAAGGCTTGACTTTGGATGATATGGAAACCGTAAAGCAACAGGCTTTTGACACTATTTATAATGAGTTGATTAATGATAACGGTGATGAAAAATGA
- a CDS encoding DNA polymerase III subunit has product MLFSDIIGQETVKKQLIYSVESGRIPHAQLFVASKGTGALPLAIAYAQYILCSNTDSENNTGNQACNIKVNNLSHPDLHFAFPVATNDKVKRHPVSDLFLEEWRQFLKDNPYGDLLSWYAHLGIENKQGQMGVDEAESIVKKLILKSYEGGYKVMLIWMAEKLNTAAANKLLKLIEEPPKDTILILITENQEQIIGTILSRCQVIKLNPLSENDIKEALIVREIVTENEAIKIAHQADGNWNNALHILNNSTKDEQFEQWFITWVRTAFKAKGNATVIQDLIAWSDAIASNGREVQKSFLNYCLQFFRQAMLRNYAADSLVFLEPYTENFDLDKFAPFVHSGNIMEISNELNDAIYHIERNGNAKIILLDLSIKLTRLLHQKEIV; this is encoded by the coding sequence ATGCTTTTTTCGGACATCATAGGTCAAGAAACGGTCAAGAAACAGCTTATTTATAGTGTTGAAAGTGGTCGGATTCCTCACGCTCAATTATTTGTTGCTTCAAAAGGGACTGGTGCTTTACCATTGGCCATTGCCTATGCCCAATATATTTTATGTAGTAATACTGATAGCGAAAACAATACGGGTAACCAAGCTTGTAATATTAAAGTTAACAATTTAAGTCACCCCGATTTACATTTTGCCTTTCCCGTAGCTACTAACGATAAGGTAAAGCGACATCCAGTAAGCGATTTGTTTTTAGAAGAGTGGCGTCAGTTTTTAAAAGACAATCCTTATGGCGACCTATTAAGTTGGTATGCCCATTTAGGGATTGAAAACAAACAAGGTCAAATGGGTGTTGACGAAGCCGAGTCCATAGTAAAAAAATTGATTTTAAAATCGTATGAAGGCGGTTATAAAGTAATGTTGATTTGGATGGCAGAAAAATTGAATACCGCTGCAGCCAACAAATTACTAAAGCTTATAGAAGAACCACCAAAGGATACTATTTTAATTTTGATAACCGAAAATCAAGAACAAATTATAGGTACAATTTTGTCGCGTTGTCAAGTAATAAAACTAAATCCATTAAGCGAGAATGACATAAAAGAAGCGTTAATAGTTCGTGAAATAGTTACAGAAAACGAAGCCATAAAAATTGCACATCAAGCAGATGGAAATTGGAACAATGCTTTGCACATACTCAACAATTCTACTAAAGACGAACAATTTGAACAATGGTTTATTACTTGGGTACGTACCGCTTTTAAAGCGAAGGGGAATGCTACTGTAATTCAGGATTTAATAGCTTGGAGCGATGCTATTGCTTCTAATGGTAGAGAAGTTCAAAAAAGTTTTTTAAACTATTGTTTACAATTTTTTAGACAAGCCATGCTTCGCAATTATGCTGCTGATTCGTTGGTATTTTTAGAACCATATACCGAAAATTTTGACTTGGATAAATTTGCACCATTTGTACATAGTGGTAATATTATGGAAATCTCAAACGAATTGAACGATGCTATTTATCATATTGAACGTAACGGTAACGCTAAAATTATTTTGTTGGATTTATCCATTAAATTAACACGATTGTTACATCAAAAAGAGATTGTTTAG
- a CDS encoding NADP(H)-dependent aldo-keto reductase produces the protein MKYTTLPHTDIKVSKICLGTMTWGEQNTEAEGHEQMDYALEQGVNFFDVAELYPVPARKETYGRTEEIIGTWFNKTGNRDKIVLATKIAGGGDYTAHIRKDGFSKRAISEAIENSLKRLQTDYIDLYQLHWPGRPVNSFGVRDFPYATKTEWKDNFAETLETLNGFIKQGKIKHIGLSNETPWGTMKYLQTAKQLSLPRMITIQNSYSLIHRSYEYGMSEVSLRENIGLLVYSPLAQGVLSGKYLQGNQPEGARGTLYPRFIARYRNEGSEMAVSNYLEIAKKHGLSLTQLSLAFVNQLPFVTTNIIGATKMTQLKENIDSINVELSAEIIDEINAVHGKIPNPAA, from the coding sequence ATGAAATACACTACATTACCACATACCGATATAAAAGTAAGTAAAATCTGTCTTGGTACCATGACTTGGGGAGAACAGAATACTGAAGCCGAAGGACATGAACAAATGGATTATGCCCTTGAACAAGGGGTCAACTTTTTTGATGTGGCGGAACTTTACCCTGTTCCGGCACGTAAAGAAACTTATGGCCGAACCGAAGAAATTATAGGTACTTGGTTCAATAAGACAGGAAATAGGGATAAAATTGTTTTAGCAACTAAAATTGCTGGTGGAGGTGACTATACTGCTCACATTAGAAAAGATGGATTTAGCAAAAGAGCGATTAGCGAAGCTATTGAGAATAGTTTAAAGCGTTTACAAACAGATTATATAGATTTATATCAATTACATTGGCCGGGAAGACCTGTAAATTCTTTTGGAGTTAGAGATTTTCCTTATGCTACGAAAACTGAATGGAAAGATAATTTCGCTGAAACTTTAGAAACTCTCAATGGATTTATAAAACAAGGTAAGATTAAACATATTGGTCTTTCAAATGAGACGCCTTGGGGTACTATGAAATATTTACAAACTGCCAAACAACTTAGTTTACCTAGAATGATAACTATTCAAAATTCGTATTCATTAATTCATCGTTCTTATGAGTATGGAATGTCTGAGGTTTCGCTCCGTGAAAATATTGGACTACTTGTCTATTCTCCATTAGCTCAAGGTGTACTTTCTGGTAAATATTTACAAGGAAATCAACCTGAAGGAGCAAGAGGTACACTTTATCCAAGATTTATCGCTCGCTATAGAAACGAAGGTTCTGAAATGGCAGTTAGTAATTATTTAGAAATTGCCAAAAAACACGGTTTAAGCTTAACACAGTTATCACTTGCTTTTGTAAATCAATTGCCGTTTGTTACCACTAATATTATAGGAGCTACAAAAATGACACAGCTCAAAGAGAATATTGATAGCATAAATGTAGAGCTGTCTGCTGAAATTATTGATGAGATTAATGCCGTGCATGGTAAAATACCGAATCCAGCGGCTTAA